Proteins encoded together in one Ciona intestinalis chromosome 1, KH, whole genome shotgun sequence window:
- the LOC100179788 gene encoding carboxypeptidase B-like, with protein MKLFLVFTLATLAFAKRFDGDQVLTLHPTSSEHVITINEMEEFADFWRPDSPSLVREGSPVDVRIPREYLFKTKRVLAAINMDFEVKVNDVQDTIDHQFTGTKTPYAGAYDYDVYHTDVEIESWAFDMQSQYSSLLKVETPTKSEENRNIVRLTMGSSQNNPIFLIDCGIHAREWISPAFCQCFVNRMLSQYNTDANVRSMMDALTFVIYPLLNVDGYAYTWSDDRMWRKTRSNYGTVCTGVDPNRNFDAEWSGPGSSSNPCSDTYYGPEVASEQLSKELSNFVLSHTGEIQAYLTFHSYGQVYIYPYSDAVKDVDNKQEHNDIAIASAAALEAVHRKQYTYGPGYQSMYLAAGGSDDFSKDFGVPLVYTIELRDTGRYGFILPESQIAPSCEETYAAVDVIAQHVMTKL; from the exons ATGAAGCTATTCTTGGTTTTCACCTTGGCGACATTGGCTTTTGCCAAACGATTTGATGG TGATCAGGTTTTGACCCTTCACCCAACCAGCTCCGAACATGTTATAACCATCAACGAAATGGAGGAATTC GCGGATTTCTGGAGACCGGACAGTCCTAGTTTGGTTCGAGAGGGCTCTCCCGTCGACGTAAGAATCCCTCG AGAATACCTTTTTAAAACCAAGAGAGTACTTGCAGCTATTAATATGGACTTTGAAGTCAAAGTAAATGACGTGCAGGATACAATTGACCACCAGTTTACCGGAACCAAAACTCCCTATGCTGGAGCGTATGATTACGACGTTTACCACACTGACGTAGAg ATTGAAAGTTGGGCTTTTGATATGCAAAGCCAATACAGCAGCCTTCTTAAAGTAGAAACACCAACTAAATCTGAAGAAAACAGAAATATCGTCCGACTTACAATGGGCTCAAGCCAGAATAACCCAATTTTCCTTATTGATTGTGGAATCCATGCCCGTGAGTGGATCTCTCCAGCATTCTGCCAATGCTTCGTCAACCGC ATGCTGAGCCAATACAACACTGACGCAAATGTTAGAAGCATGATGGACGCCCTTACTTTCGTCATTTACCCACTTCTTAACGTTGACGGTTACGCTTACACCTGGAGCGAT GACCGTATGTGGAGAAAGACGCGCAGCAATTACGGTACAGTATGCACCGGTGTAGACCCAAATAGGAACTTCGATGCTGAGTGGTCCGGCCCAGGTTCCAGCTCCAATCCTTGCTCCGATACCTACTACGGCCCCGAGGTAGCATCGGAACAATTATCCAAGGAGCTGTCAAACTTTGTACTATCGCACACTGGTGAAATACAG GCTTACCTTACCTTCCATAGCTACGGCCAAGTGTACATTTACCCATATTCAGACGCAGTGAAGGACGTCGACAATAAACAAGAGCAT AACGATATAGCTATAGCATCGGCTGCAGCATTGGAAGCTGTACACAGAAAACAATACACTTATGGACCTGGATATCAATCAATGT ACCTTGCTGCCGGAGGATCTGACGACTTCAGCAAGGACTTTGGTGTACCACTGGTATATACCATTGAGTTAAGAGACACTGGAAGATATGGATTCATACTACCAGAATCCCAG ATTGCTCCTTCTTGCGAAGAAACTTACGCAGCAGTTGACGTCATTGCTCAACACGTGATGACCAAATTATAA